A single region of the Bacteroides luhongzhouii genome encodes:
- a CDS encoding ISAon1 family transposase N-terminal region protein, with protein MKQWQILKTIFPEIITANFEFVNYEETYERLDYWLDERGYMSREDYKKGTVREYGFTEERVIQDFPIRGKAVYLHVRRRKWRDMEDGSIFTYDYDLTEEGSRLTPEFVAFLKEED; from the coding sequence ATGAAACAATGGCAGATATTAAAAACAATCTTTCCGGAGATTATCACGGCCAACTTTGAGTTTGTCAACTACGAGGAAACGTACGAACGGCTGGATTACTGGCTTGACGAGCGTGGTTATATGTCTCGCGAAGATTACAAGAAGGGTACTGTCCGCGAATATGGCTTTACCGAAGAACGTGTGATACAGGATTTTCCGATTCGCGGGAAGGCGGTATACTTGCATGTGCGACGGCGTAAGTGGCGCGACATGGAAGACGGGAGTATCTTTACCTATGACTACGATCTGACGGAAGAAGGCAGCCGCCTGACCCCTGAGTTCGTTGCTTTTTTAAAAGAGGAGGATTGA
- a CDS encoding ISAon1 family transposase — MESTPESIRSIGAHYGVNGSNLSRQYKEIFSGYRQWKQLCHADGYVLYPQNIGPNLAIDESSLSCGELYTFVTNRDAHGGKGALVAAIRGTRAETVIAVLEKISSARRKTVREITLDLSSSMMLIARRSFPKAIVTNDRFHVHKLYYDAIDELRISLRWMARDIENEEIARCRREGIPYVPYRYANGDTRKQLLARAKYILTKHASKWTKSQQWRADIIFEFYPELKHAYDLAMDLTRIFNQKVDKDTARLNLARWYDKVEKMAGGQFRTVTETFRNHYDTILNYFVNRSTNAGAESFNAKVKAFRSQFRGVTDIPFFLFRLSKLCA; from the coding sequence ATTGAATCCACCCCTGAGAGCATACGCTCAATCGGTGCTCATTACGGTGTAAATGGCTCCAACCTATCGCGGCAGTATAAGGAGATTTTCAGTGGCTACAGGCAGTGGAAGCAGCTGTGTCACGCCGATGGGTACGTGCTATATCCGCAGAACATCGGTCCGAACCTGGCCATCGACGAGTCTTCGCTCAGCTGCGGCGAGCTCTATACCTTTGTCACCAACCGTGACGCTCACGGCGGGAAGGGCGCGCTTGTTGCGGCGATACGTGGTACCAGGGCTGAAACGGTCATTGCAGTTCTTGAGAAGATATCTTCTGCCAGACGAAAGACGGTAAGAGAGATAACGCTCGACCTTTCGTCATCCATGATGCTCATAGCCCGTCGGTCATTCCCCAAAGCCATCGTGACCAACGACCGTTTTCATGTCCATAAACTCTACTACGATGCCATAGACGAGCTGCGGATATCTCTGCGGTGGATGGCAAGGGATATTGAAAACGAAGAGATTGCACGCTGTCGCAGGGAGGGCATTCCGTATGTTCCTTACCGTTATGCCAACGGCGACACCCGGAAACAGCTCCTTGCACGTGCCAAATACATTCTGACAAAACATGCCTCCAAATGGACGAAGTCCCAGCAATGGAGAGCCGACATCATTTTTGAATTTTATCCCGAGCTGAAACACGCGTATGATCTTGCCATGGACCTCACCCGCATATTCAACCAAAAAGTTGATAAGGACACTGCCCGGCTGAATCTTGCCCGATGGTACGACAAAGTGGAGAAAATGGCCGGAGGCCAATTCCGCACTGTTACAGAAACATTCCGCAACCACTATGACACAATCCTGAATTACTTTGTCAACCGTTCCACCAATGCCGGCGCTGAATCTTTCAACGCAAAAGTCAA
- the tilS gene encoding tRNA lysidine(34) synthetase TilS: protein MIQQRVTKYIEKEHLFSLDAKVLIALSGGADSVALLCILHTAGYHCEAAHCNFHLRGKESDRDELFVRQLCERTGIHLHTIDFNTTQYAKEKHISIEMAARELRYDWFEKTRKECQAEVIAVAHHQDDSVETILLNLIRGTGITGLLGIRPRNGAIVRPLLCVNREDIIHYLESIGQDYVTDSTNLEDEYTRNKIRLNLLPLMQEINPSVKNNLIDTSNYLNDIATIYNKCIEETKKNIVTTEGIRISDLVKEPAPEAILFEILHPLGFNSAQIKDIAHSLHSQPGKQFCSKKWRVIKDREFLLTEAIESKNETLPPFQIIKEEKEYTPDFLIPREKGIACFDADKLNGDIHYRKWQTGDTFIPFGMKGKKKISDYLTDRKFSISQKERQWVLCCGEHIAWLIGERTDNRFRIDETTKRVVIYKIV from the coding sequence ATGATACAACAACGGGTTACAAAATATATAGAAAAGGAACATTTGTTCTCATTGGATGCCAAAGTCTTGATTGCATTGAGTGGTGGTGCCGACTCGGTGGCACTGTTATGTATTCTACACACAGCAGGTTATCATTGCGAAGCCGCACATTGTAATTTCCACCTGCGAGGCAAAGAATCAGACCGGGATGAACTGTTTGTACGTCAACTTTGCGAAAGAACCGGAATCCATTTGCATACAATTGATTTTAACACGACACAATACGCAAAGGAAAAACATATTTCGATTGAAATGGCTGCACGGGAATTACGCTATGACTGGTTCGAGAAAACGAGAAAAGAATGTCAGGCAGAGGTGATCGCCGTAGCACATCATCAGGATGACAGCGTAGAAACCATACTACTTAACCTGATTCGAGGAACAGGAATTACCGGTTTATTAGGAATCCGCCCACGCAACGGAGCAATCGTACGTCCTCTGCTTTGCGTCAATCGGGAAGATATCATCCATTATCTGGAGAGCATCGGGCAAGATTATGTAACAGACAGCACTAATCTGGAAGACGAATATACCCGTAATAAAATCCGGCTCAATCTCCTTCCACTTATGCAGGAAATCAATCCGTCAGTCAAAAACAATCTGATAGACACGAGCAACTATCTGAATGATATAGCTACAATATATAATAAATGTATAGAGGAAACCAAAAAGAATATTGTGACAACAGAAGGTATCCGAATCAGTGATTTAGTAAAGGAACCGGCACCCGAAGCTATTCTATTCGAAATTTTGCATCCTCTAGGCTTCAATTCTGCACAAATCAAAGATATAGCCCATTCACTTCACAGCCAACCGGGCAAACAATTTTGCAGTAAAAAATGGAGAGTGATAAAAGACAGAGAATTCTTATTAACAGAAGCTATCGAATCTAAAAATGAGACTCTTCCTCCTTTTCAAATCATCAAAGAAGAAAAAGAATACACTCCTGATTTTCTAATTCCACGCGAAAAAGGAATAGCCTGTTTTGATGCCGACAAACTGAATGGAGATATTCATTACCGGAAATGGCAGACAGGAGACACTTTTATTCCTTTTGGAATGAAAGGAAAGAAAAAAATAAGCGATTATCTGACCGACCGCAAATTTTCTATCAGTCAAAAAGAACGCCAGTGGGTACTCTGCTGTGGAGAACACATTGCGTGGCTAATAGGCGAACGAACAGACAACCGCTTTCGTATTGATGAAACGACTAAGCGCGTCGTGATCTACAAAATAGTTTGA
- a CDS encoding 4Fe-4S binding protein has product MTVNEAHLIYFSPTHTSKQVAEAIVHGTGIKNIFPINVTQQIADEIVIPASALAVIVVPVYGGHVAPLAMERLQYIRGVDTPTVLVVVYGNRAYEKALMELDAFAIPHGLKVIAGATFIGEHSYSTDKHPIAMGRPDESDLAFAAEFGKKIMEKIQTADSMDTLYPVDVRAIKRPSQPFFPLFRFLRKVIKLRKSGTPLPRTPWVEDENLCTHCGLCVVHCPAGAITKGDELHTDEVKCIKCCACVKTCVKKARVYDTPFAALLSDCFKKQKLPQTIL; this is encoded by the coding sequence ATGACAGTAAATGAAGCTCATTTAATTTATTTTTCGCCTACACACACATCTAAACAAGTTGCGGAAGCGATTGTTCACGGCACGGGCATAAAAAATATCTTTCCTATTAATGTGACGCAGCAGATTGCAGATGAAATTGTAATTCCTGCATCTGCTTTGGCCGTTATTGTAGTGCCTGTGTATGGAGGTCATGTCGCTCCTCTGGCAATGGAGCGTTTGCAGTACATTCGGGGAGTGGATACTCCGACCGTTTTGGTGGTGGTGTATGGAAACCGTGCTTATGAAAAAGCTTTAATGGAATTGGATGCTTTTGCTATTCCTCATGGATTGAAAGTGATTGCTGGGGCAACTTTTATTGGAGAACATTCATATAGTACTGATAAACATCCGATTGCGATGGGACGTCCTGATGAGTCGGATTTAGCCTTTGCTGCGGAATTTGGGAAGAAAATCATGGAAAAAATACAGACTGCCGATAGTATGGATACCCTTTATCCGGTAGATGTACGTGCTATCAAACGTCCGAGTCAGCCATTCTTTCCTTTGTTCCGTTTTTTGAGGAAAGTTATCAAGTTGCGTAAAAGTGGAACGCCGCTTCCCCGCACACCTTGGGTGGAGGATGAAAATTTGTGTACCCATTGTGGGCTGTGTGTAGTTCATTGTCCGGCAGGGGCTATAACGAAAGGGGATGAACTACATACGGATGAAGTTAAATGTATTAAGTGTTGTGCCTGTGTAAAAACCTGTGTTAAGAAAGCACGGGTGTATGATACTCCTTTTGCGGCTTTGTTGTCAGATTGCTTCAAGAAACAGAAATTACCTCAAACTATTTTGTAG
- a CDS encoding sulfatase family protein → MKTIYPFMGLALCGVAAQAQEKPNFLIIQCDHLTQRVVGAYGQTQGCTLPIDEVASRGVIFSNAYVGCPLSQPSRAALWSGMMPHQTNVRSNSSEPINPRIPENVPTLGSLFSENGYEAVHFGKTHDMGSLRGFKHKEPVAKPFTDPEFPVNNDSFLDVGTCEDAVAYLSNPPKEPFICIADFQNPHNICGFVGANEGVHTDRPISGTLPELPANFDVEDWNNIPKPVQYICCSHRRMTQASHWNEENYRHYIAAFQHYTKMVSKQVDSVLKALYSTPAGKNTIVVIMADHGDGMASHRMVTKHISFYDEMTNVPFIFAGPGIKQQKKPVNQLLTQPTLDLLPTLCDLAGISVPAEKTGISLAPILKGEKQKKTHPYVVSEWHSEYEYVVTPGRMVRGPRYKYTHYLEGNGEELYDMKKDPGERKNLAKDPKYSKVLAEHRAMLDDYIARTKDDYRSLKVDADPRCRNHTPGYPNHEGPGAREILKRK, encoded by the coding sequence ATGAAAACTATTTATCCATTCATGGGATTAGCCCTGTGCGGCGTAGCAGCCCAGGCTCAAGAAAAACCCAATTTTCTGATTATCCAGTGCGACCATCTGACACAACGCGTCGTGGGAGCTTACGGGCAAACACAAGGCTGCACCCTCCCTATTGACGAAGTCGCTTCACGAGGAGTTATCTTCTCCAATGCTTATGTAGGCTGCCCTCTCAGCCAACCTTCACGCGCAGCTTTATGGAGCGGCATGATGCCTCATCAAACGAATGTGCGTTCGAACTCCAGCGAACCTATCAACCCACGTATCCCCGAAAATGTACCGACATTAGGAAGCCTTTTCTCTGAAAACGGTTACGAAGCCGTACACTTCGGAAAAACACACGACATGGGATCCCTAAGAGGATTCAAGCACAAAGAACCAGTAGCCAAACCATTCACTGATCCGGAGTTCCCGGTTAATAACGACAGCTTCCTGGACGTAGGAACATGCGAAGACGCTGTTGCTTATTTAAGCAATCCTCCCAAAGAACCATTCATCTGCATTGCCGATTTTCAGAACCCTCACAACATTTGCGGATTCGTAGGAGCAAATGAAGGAGTACATACCGACCGTCCCATCAGCGGAACTCTTCCTGAACTACCAGCCAATTTTGACGTGGAAGACTGGAACAATATCCCCAAACCGGTGCAATACATCTGTTGCAGCCATCGGCGTATGACTCAGGCATCTCATTGGAATGAAGAGAATTACCGTCATTACATTGCCGCTTTCCAACACTATACCAAAATGGTTTCCAAACAAGTAGACAGCGTATTAAAAGCTCTTTACTCCACTCCTGCCGGAAAAAATACCATCGTTGTTATCATGGCCGATCATGGCGACGGAATGGCTTCACACCGCATGGTGACCAAGCATATCAGTTTTTACGATGAAATGACAAACGTTCCGTTTATCTTTGCAGGCCCCGGCATCAAACAACAGAAAAAACCGGTAAACCAACTATTAACACAGCCCACGCTGGATCTTTTACCTACTCTTTGTGATTTGGCAGGAATTTCCGTTCCGGCCGAAAAAACGGGAATCAGTCTCGCGCCTATATTAAAAGGAGAGAAACAGAAAAAGACTCACCCTTATGTAGTTTCCGAATGGCACAGCGAATATGAATATGTCGTTACTCCCGGACGTATGGTACGCGGACCGAGATACAAGTACACGCACTATTTGGAAGGCAATGGAGAAGAACTATATGATATGAAAAAAGATCCGGGAGAACGCAAGAATCTCGCCAAAGATCCGAAATACAGTAAAGTTCTAGCAGAACACCGTGCCATGCTTGATGATTACATCGCCCGCACAAAAGATGACTACCGAAGCTTGAAAGTAGATGCTGATCCACGATGCAGAAACCATACTCCCGGTTACCCCAACCACGAAGGTCCTGGAGCCCGGGAAATACTCAAAAGAAAATAA
- the rho gene encoding transcription termination factor Rho: MYNIIQLNDKNLSELQVIAKELGIKKADSYKKEDLVYKILDEQAIVGATKKVAADKLKEERKNEEQKKKRSRVAPTKKEDKVVSATKSGEVSKTKEATPAKAQQPSKKEESTNKEKEAPVVEVKAENTAAPKRKVGRPRKGADTEEKKEVENAKPTVPKVVETKLVVAEKTTETKEKAAPVQQPTAEKKTKSKPATETNKPAAEPNKPAVEKKVIDKPQKKAAPVIDEESNILSSVDDDDFIPIEDLPSEKIELPTELFGKFEATKTEPVQTASEQPSHPQQQPSQQQQQRPRIVRPRDNNNGNNNANNNSNNANNNFQRNNNQNQVQNPNQNQNPNQNQQRLPMPRATQQSNASENLPAQLQERKVIEREKPYEFDDILNGVGVLEIMQDGYGFLRSSDYNYLSSPDDIYVSQSQIKLFGLKTGDVVEGVIRPPKEGEKYFPLVKVSKINGRDAAFVRDRVPFEHLTPLFPDEKFKLCKGGYSDSMSARVVDLFAPIGKGQRALIVAQPKTGKTILMKDIANAIAANHPEVYMIMLLIDERPEEVTDMARSVNAEVIASTFDEPAERHVKIAGIVLEKAKRLVECGHDVVIFLDSITRLARAYNTVSPASGKVLSGGVDANALHKPKRFFGAARNIENGGSLTIIATALIDTGSKMDEVIFEEFKGTGNMELQLDRNLSNKRIFPAVNITASSTRRDDLLLDKTTLDRMWILRKYLADMNPIEAMDFVKDRLEKTRDNDEFLMSMNS, from the coding sequence ATGTATAACATTATCCAATTAAACGACAAAAATCTGTCGGAACTTCAAGTTATTGCCAAAGAGTTAGGCATAAAAAAAGCAGACTCATACAAAAAAGAAGACCTTGTTTATAAGATACTCGATGAACAGGCTATTGTAGGAGCTACTAAGAAAGTTGCCGCAGATAAACTCAAAGAAGAACGCAAAAATGAAGAACAAAAGAAAAAGCGTTCACGGGTAGCTCCTACCAAAAAAGAAGACAAGGTAGTTTCCGCAACAAAGAGTGGAGAGGTTAGTAAAACAAAAGAAGCCACTCCTGCAAAAGCACAACAACCTTCCAAGAAAGAAGAAAGTACAAACAAAGAAAAAGAAGCTCCTGTTGTAGAAGTTAAAGCAGAAAACACAGCAGCTCCCAAGCGTAAAGTAGGCCGTCCACGTAAAGGCGCTGACACAGAAGAGAAGAAAGAAGTAGAAAATGCAAAACCAACTGTTCCCAAAGTAGTGGAAACTAAGCTTGTTGTTGCAGAGAAAACTACTGAAACGAAAGAAAAAGCTGCTCCAGTACAACAGCCGACTGCTGAAAAGAAAACAAAAAGCAAACCGGCTACAGAAACAAATAAACCAGCCGCAGAGCCAAACAAACCTGCTGTAGAGAAAAAGGTTATAGATAAACCACAAAAGAAAGCCGCACCCGTTATCGACGAGGAAAGCAATATCTTATCCAGCGTTGACGATGATGATTTTATTCCAATCGAAGATCTGCCTTCTGAAAAAATAGAGCTTCCTACCGAACTCTTCGGCAAATTCGAAGCAACTAAAACAGAACCTGTACAAACAGCGTCTGAACAACCGTCTCATCCTCAACAACAACCATCTCAACAACAGCAGCAACGCCCGCGTATTGTCCGTCCACGCGACAATAACAACGGTAATAACAACGCTAACAATAATAGTAATAACGCTAATAATAATTTCCAGCGTAACAATAATCAGAATCAGGTTCAGAATCCAAATCAAAATCAAAACCCGAATCAGAACCAACAGCGCTTACCGATGCCACGCGCCACTCAACAGAGTAATGCGAGCGAAAATCTTCCGGCACAGCTGCAGGAGCGCAAAGTTATTGAGCGCGAAAAGCCTTACGAATTCGACGATATTCTCAACGGAGTAGGTGTTTTGGAAATTATGCAGGATGGATACGGATTCCTCCGTTCTTCCGATTATAACTACCTTTCTTCTCCGGACGATATTTATGTATCACAGTCTCAAATCAAACTCTTTGGTTTGAAAACCGGTGATGTAGTGGAAGGCGTTATCCGTCCACCCAAAGAAGGAGAAAAATATTTCCCGTTGGTAAAAGTGTCGAAAATCAACGGACGTGACGCAGCTTTCGTTCGCGACCGTGTTCCTTTCGAACATCTGACACCTCTCTTCCCGGATGAAAAGTTCAAACTTTGCAAAGGCGGTTATTCAGACTCTATGTCTGCACGCGTTGTTGATCTTTTCGCTCCTATCGGTAAAGGACAGCGTGCTTTGATCGTCGCCCAGCCAAAGACAGGTAAGACTATCTTAATGAAAGATATCGCTAATGCTATCGCAGCCAATCACCCGGAAGTTTACATGATTATGCTGCTGATTGACGAACGTCCGGAAGAAGTAACCGATATGGCACGTAGCGTTAATGCAGAAGTTATCGCTTCTACTTTCGACGAACCGGCAGAACGTCACGTGAAAATTGCAGGTATTGTATTGGAAAAGGCAAAACGTTTGGTAGAATGTGGTCACGATGTAGTGATCTTCCTTGATTCTATCACCCGTCTGGCTCGTGCATACAATACAGTATCTCCTGCATCCGGCAAAGTTCTTTCCGGTGGTGTTGATGCAAATGCACTTCATAAACCTAAACGTTTCTTCGGTGCTGCCCGTAATATTGAAAACGGCGGCTCGTTGACCATCATCGCTACCGCATTGATCGACACCGGTTCTAAAATGGACGAAGTTATCTTCGAAGAATTTAAGGGTACCGGTAACATGGAGTTACAGCTCGACCGCAACCTGTCCAACAAACGTATCTTCCCGGCAGTCAACATTACTGCATCCAGCACTCGTCGCGACGACCTGTTGCTTGATAAGACAACTCTTGACCGCATGTGGATATTACGTAAATATCTTGCCGACATGAATCCGATCGAAGCAATGGACTTCGTTAAAGACCGTTTGGAAAAGACCAGAGATAACGATGAATTCCTGATGAGCATGAACAGCTAA
- the feoB gene encoding ferrous iron transport protein B gives MRLSELKTGEKGVIVKVLGHGGFRKRIVEMGFIKGKTVEVLLNAPLKDPIKYKVLGYEISLRRQEAEMIEVISEEEAKELAEKTVYHEGLPEDLSVKEEDMKRLALGKRRTINVALVGNPNSGKTSLFNLASGAHEHVGNYSGVTVDAKEGYFDFEGYHFRIVDLPGTYSLSAYTPEEIYVRRHIIDETPDVIINVVDSSNLERNLYLTTQLIDMNVRMVVALNIYDELEASGNTLDYHLLSKLFGVPMLPTVSKKNRGLDTLFHVVINLYEGVDFFDKQGNMNPEVLKDLTEWHDSLEDRKNHEEEHLEDYVREHKKTGRVFRHIHINHGPDIEKAIEAVKSEVSKNEFIRHKYSTRFLSIKLLENDPDIERIVRTLPNADEIFHVRDKMSKRVQETMNEDCESAITDAKYGFISGALKETFTDNHLEQAQTTKVLDSIVTHRVWGFPIFFLFMYLMFEGTFVIGEYPMMGIEWVVEQIGELLRNNMSEGPFKDLLIDGIIGGVGAVIVFLPNILILYFCISIMEDSGYMARAAFIMDKIMHKMGLHGKSFIPLIMGFGCNVPAIIASRTIENRKSRLITMLVNPLMSCSARLPIYLLLVGAFFPNNASLVLLSIYVIGIVLAVVMARLFSKFLIKGDDTPFVMELPPYRMPTAKSIFRHTWEKGAQYLKKMGGIIMIASIIIWFLGYYPNHDAYETVAEQQENSYIGQLGRGIEPVIKPLGFDWKLGIGLLSGVGAKELVVSTLGVLYADDPDAASVSLAERIPITPLVAFCYMLFVLIYFPCIAAIAAIKQESGSWKWALFAACYTTALAWLVSFAVYQIGGLFV, from the coding sequence ATGCGTTTGTCCGAATTAAAAACAGGAGAAAAAGGTGTTATTGTAAAGGTATTGGGGCACGGTGGTTTTCGTAAACGTATTGTGGAGATGGGCTTCATTAAAGGTAAAACGGTTGAAGTGCTGTTGAACGCTCCGCTAAAAGATCCCATAAAATATAAAGTCTTAGGTTATGAAATATCTCTTCGTCGTCAGGAAGCTGAAATGATCGAAGTAATCAGCGAGGAGGAGGCAAAGGAACTGGCTGAAAAGACTGTTTATCATGAAGGATTGCCCGAAGACCTTTCTGTGAAAGAAGAAGATATGAAACGGTTGGCGTTAGGTAAACGTCGTACCATCAATGTTGCCTTGGTCGGAAATCCGAACAGTGGTAAGACTTCGTTGTTTAATCTTGCGTCCGGTGCTCATGAGCATGTAGGAAATTACAGCGGTGTGACCGTGGATGCCAAAGAAGGTTATTTTGACTTCGAAGGTTATCATTTCCGTATTGTCGATCTGCCGGGAACTTATTCTTTATCTGCTTATACACCGGAAGAAATCTATGTTCGCCGTCATATTATTGATGAAACTCCTGATGTGATTATTAATGTCGTTGATTCTTCTAATCTGGAGCGAAACTTATATCTGACTACTCAATTGATCGATATGAATGTCCGCATGGTAGTGGCTCTGAATATTTATGATGAGTTGGAAGCCAGTGGAAATACATTGGATTATCATCTGTTGAGCAAGTTGTTCGGGGTACCGATGTTGCCTACTGTCAGTAAGAAAAATCGTGGATTGGATACGTTGTTTCATGTGGTTATCAATCTGTATGAAGGAGTAGACTTCTTCGATAAACAGGGAAACATGAATCCGGAAGTTCTCAAAGATTTGACTGAATGGCATGACTCTTTGGAAGATCGTAAGAACCATGAGGAAGAGCATTTGGAAGATTATGTGCGTGAACATAAAAAGACGGGGCGTGTCTTCCGGCATATTCATATAAATCACGGTCCTGATATAGAAAAAGCGATTGAGGCTGTAAAAAGTGAAGTCTCCAAGAACGAGTTTATCCGGCATAAATATTCCACCCGTTTCCTTTCCATTAAGTTGTTGGAGAATGATCCTGACATTGAGCGTATTGTACGCACACTGCCGAATGCGGATGAAATTTTCCATGTCCGCGACAAGATGTCGAAGCGTGTTCAGGAGACAATGAATGAGGATTGTGAATCGGCTATTACTGATGCTAAATATGGATTTATCAGTGGCGCGTTGAAAGAAACGTTCACGGATAATCATCTGGAACAGGCGCAGACAACAAAAGTGCTGGATTCGATTGTAACTCATCGTGTCTGGGGATTTCCTATTTTCTTTCTTTTTATGTATCTGATGTTTGAAGGTACATTTGTTATTGGCGAATATCCGATGATGGGGATTGAATGGGTGGTAGAACAGATTGGTGAATTGCTGCGCAATAATATGTCGGAAGGTCCATTTAAAGATCTGCTGATTGATGGAATTATCGGTGGGGTAGGAGCTGTCATTGTTTTCTTACCGAATATCCTGATTCTGTATTTCTGTATTTCTATCATGGAAGATTCCGGTTATATGGCTCGTGCGGCTTTTATCATGGATAAGATCATGCATAAAATGGGGCTGCACGGAAAGTCGTTTATTCCTCTGATTATGGGATTCGGATGTAATGTGCCTGCGATTATAGCTTCCCGTACTATTGAGAACCGGAAGAGTCGTCTTATTACTATGTTGGTGAATCCATTGATGTCTTGTAGTGCGCGTCTGCCGATTTATTTATTATTGGTGGGTGCTTTTTTCCCGAACAATGCAAGTTTGGTGTTGTTAAGTATTTATGTGATTGGTATTGTACTGGCTGTGGTAATGGCTCGCTTGTTTAGCAAGTTTCTGATAAAGGGTGATGATACGCCGTTTGTGATGGAACTTCCTCCTTACCGAATGCCGACTGCGAAGTCTATCTTCCGTCATACATGGGAAAAGGGAGCACAGTATCTGAAAAAGATGGGAGGAATTATTATGATTGCTTCTATTATTATCTGGTTTTTGGGATATTATCCGAATCACGATGCCTATGAAACGGTTGCCGAGCAGCAGGAAAATTCCTATATCGGTCAGTTGGGGCGTGGAATAGAGCCGGTAATAAAGCCATTGGGATTTGATTGGAAATTAGGTATTGGCTTGCTTTCCGGTGTAGGGGCGAAAGAATTGGTGGTAAGTACGTTAGGCGTTTTGTATGCAGATGATCCGGATGCTGCCTCGGTAAGTTTGGCAGAACGTATTCCGATTACTCCATTGGTTGCTTTCTGTTATATGCTGTTTGTATTAATTTACTTCCCGTGTATTGCGGCGATAGCGGCTATCAAACAGGAATCGGGTAGTTGGAAATGGGCACTTTTTGCTGCCTGCTATACAACGGCATTAGCTTGGCTTGTATCATTTGCTGTTTATCAGATTGGAGGATTGTTTGTATGA